The genomic window CATAGAGCTGAGAGCCtggcacaggagaaaaaaactgaagaaaagccATGCTCTGCATCACAAATGTTGACATTCTCTGAAATAGTgaacacaaaaaaggaaaatttaggaggaggaggggggacACAAGACACTTTTCTACCTCTTGGtatctacaattttttttacacagatttGATTCTTCTATGACTCCCAAGTTTCAGATCGTCACCTTAGTCTAAACAAGGGaacaccaaagaaaaaataccttcttttttaaaaagtgaactACCTTAGTTAATAGTTAACTAACTTTATTAATTCAACAAAGTTCCACAGGAAATTCAGTGAAGTCAAACATCTGTGGCTAATGATAGAAAGGTTTGACTAGCTGTAACATGTAAAAAGCAGCAAGGTGACTGAACACATTCATTGGAGATACACTTTAAAAAACTCAAGTCAAAATCAAGGACTTGCACTCTGCAACaagaatgaaataaagaagGTAGGTCCTTAGTTCTTATCAACCACTCAGTCTGAAGgaaaatttacacatttacagtGTGGAATAAAAAGTGTGGTGAATATTATAACTCTGTTATACTAATACCTGACCAAATACTTAAGCCCAAATTTAGGACCGTTGGGCCTTTATTCTGGGCCTCAGACTTAAGAATGTTTTCTACACCACATAGCTATGCTTGCTAAGCTTGTCCATCTGCAATCAGCAAGACTCTCTAAAGAAACAGCCTAATCTCCCTAGGAAAATAACTTCTTGTCTGCGTGGCTGCACCCAACACAGCTCTTTTTATTACTCCTTTCAGATGTATTGCTGGGTTCTCTGTGCGCTGGTCTTTTACTCTTTGCTTTAGATATTAATTGCACTTGAGGTACAATGGCAGTGGAATTGAATTGTCTTCCTGTAACACTTTCTTCTTTGTTCCAGTTACAAGATACAGAAGATCCTGGCAGATGATTACCCATGCTTCAAGAGCTGTTAGGCAAAATCTAAGGAGTTTTAGGTTGCTGCAACAGGCTGACTGTCCACGTCAGAAAATGAACTAATTATGTCAAGACACAGCAGTGTATAGGAATGCACATCCTTCTGCCTATTGCAAGACTCTCAGTTATTTCCAGGTGCCACCCAAACTGATACTCGCTGTTGTGCATTTCTGTTCTGTACGGTGCACTACAGCCCAAGAGAACatagagcttaaaaaaaaaaaaaaaaattcctaacaAAGTGTATCAAAATACGCAAGACAGCTAGACAAGGAAtgacagagcagaggaagagaaaattaagtatttttcagtaaaataggTATTTTAGATAGGAGTTTCAAATGTGGAaagtttcttttcatatttactATAAACACTACTGGAATACTACAATAGGTCTATACAtcacaacaaacaaaactaaaaatgctCACATAAAGGTGGTAGGAAAAGAGGAGAATCAACTGAACGCCAACTACATGCTCTGCTGGTTGTAGTGGAAGTTCcaatttaaaatgcaactgATCCATTTTGCCATCttgatttttgtcttcttctctagtctaaacaaatttttttttaaagacaggaatttctgttagaaagaaaaacaagaaaagtaaAACCCCAGGGGACCTCCATAATTGCAGCACACACATACCAAGGAAGCAAATAAACTGCGTAGTTAGGAATGCAATAAAAAACGACTTGACTATTTATAGACAGGACTAGAGACAAACAAGAAGCCTACACTACTGTCTGTTATACAATGTCTCATATACCCCTCCAGGGAGGGAAAGTTTActtcaaggtcttttctgcCCTACACCATTACAAGCGTCTCCCCTGCATGCCACAAAGCATGCCTTAGTGCTGGATCTTCTGTAAGACAGTGCAAATATATGACTGATGGTCAGGCTTGTgcctcctggcactgcagcatgCCTCTTGCCTGTTAGCTGATACCTTGCTATGAGCCAAGGCTTGCTTATGCTTGTGTACCAGAATGTCCAGTACTTCAGCTACTTGCAAATATAGCAGGGCTCATAATagagacagacagaaaaataactgcCATGGTGTAATCTCAGAAAGAAGAGTGACAGCAAGGCATAAATTATGTGCTTCTGAAGGCACATATCTGCTTCCAGATCTAGGGCTACCCTGCAAACTTTCCATCATGATATGCCATGTGGCCAGGGGAGAGGGGCACAACTAATTTGATGAAAGTAAATGGGTGCACTCACACAAACGACCAATGGTGTTTACGGACATGATTCAGTGGCAAAATTGGTCGGGTTTGGTTAATGACTGGACTTGGTCTGACGGGCTTTTTCCAATCTAAGTAATGCTATGAGTCAGTAACACTGAGAGGGAGTGAAACGGGACTGATTAAAAATCCGGCAAATCCCGATGTGAGGCACAAGTTTATAAATAAACCTGCTGCTACCTGAAGGCAGCAGTACCTGACGGGCCACCCGCTCAAAAGCGCCATGAGCGCCCGTGCCCTGCAGCCGGCTGCCGGTCCGCTGGCCCCAACTCTGCAGCCTCGCGTCTCGTCACTGTTGCCGGGCAGGCCTACCGACAGGAGCGGGACTCGGAGCCGGTCCTCCTGGAGCCTGTTGAACGCTGGGAATGTGCTCCACGCCAAGAAGCTGCCTGGGCCGGACCCCATGGTGGCGACGAAGAGAACCTCGTACCGGAAACGAACAGTGGGCTGCTCCTGGTACGCGCTTTGCTTCAGCCAGAAACCTGAGGGCAGAAACAGCACGAGGTTTCAGGACTGCGCCGGGACCGGCGGGGGCGCGTGGGGTCCAGTGGCGCTCACCGTGGCTCCGGTAGGCCACCAGCAGCGGCGGCACGTAGGTGAGCGTCGTGATGAGCAACAGCGCCAGTGCAGCGGcggagcagagcccagcccggTAGCGCGTGTACAGCGCGGGATGCGAAAACAAATCCACGCCAGCCATGGCGAGCAGCCCTCAGTGCCCGAAAACACCACCCCTCCACGCACTCTCACCGGCCTCCCCCGCCCGCGCCTTCAGCGCTGCACTGGCCGAGCGTCGGACTGACGAAACGCCGCGCCAGTCAGCGCCGAGGGGACGGGCGCATCAGCCAATGAACGCGCACCGCTGCCTCCCGGGGCCGCCGGCAAGATAGTGCCCGGCAGCGGGATGGGGACAGACGGACACCTTCCAGGGCGGCGAAGTCTGTGGAGCGGCTTCGAGTGCCCCGAGAGCGCTGCAGGCAGCTTCACAGCCGGCAGGTGACTCCGTGCCCGGATGCCACAGCCCCGCCCCGCGATCCCCGGCCGGAAGCGCGGCTGCTCAAGCGGTTGCCGGGGAACAGGCGAGCCGGAAGTCCCGCCTGCCGAGCCGCGGCTGTTGTTGTGACAGGGACCGTGACAGCGACAGGCCCGGCACGAACCCCCGCCCCCCGCACACGGGCCTCGCCGCCTCTGGCTTCGCTCCCCGCCCGCCTGCACGATGAAGTGGATGTTCAAGGAGGACCACGCGCTGGGTAAGGGTGGGTCCGGGCCAGGCGCTGCATGGCAGCGGCCCCGCTGCCATCAGTCTCCCGCGTCGCCATCTGTCGCGGTCGGCTTCCCCAGGCGGTCGTCTCGTCTGTGGGCGGACAGCCGCTGGCGGCCCGCGCCGAAGGGTGGTGCGGTGCCCGGGGATGGTCTCCTCGAAAAGCTAGAGACCCGCTCGGAGGCGGGAATATGATTGCGATCCCCGCGGGCTCACGGCCCTACCTGCGCTGCCCTCTCGGCCTAGGACACCGGCAGTATTATTACTACTATACAATGACTAACTACGAGTTTTGTTCACAGAGCACAGATGTGTCGAGTCCGCAAAAATCCGAGCCAAATACCCCGACCGTGTCCCGGTGAGTAACCAAGCCAGCTTCAACAGAGTACTTAGAGGCAAAGGTGGCTAAACAGTTTCCATCCTGCCCACTCTGAGTTCCTGCtaagcaaattaattttcctttttgtgtcgTTAGAGGTTTTAAAGAAGCCCCAAACACATCTAGCTACTCCAGCATTTCATCTTTGCCCCACTGCATATTGAGAAATAAGCTTTCTAAACACCACGGATTTTTATATCATGGTCCTGCTTTCTCCTAATGGCAGTTATATCCCAGCAAACACCTTCATTGTCTTGAAGATTGTGCCTGATTCTTAGAAAGATTATGAAGACTCTTGAAACCTTGACCATCTTCCTTCCTGGCTAAATGAGTTAGATATATCCCTCATGTATTCCATGTCTATAACCAGTCGTCACAGTGAATTTCACAATGCAGACCCTGTTGTTTGAAGAGCCAGTGCAAATGGTGACCCCTCCTTTCTGCATTAATACCTATCAATCTGCTAAACAGTGAATGACTTCACTCCTTCTCTCCCCAATCCCTTTAACCATGTTTCAATCTCTGAAAAGACTACAGTTCACATCCTTACGTATAACAGCTAGCAACATATCCAAATTGTCAGCTTACTTGCTTGAGTGTAAAATTTTTCACATCCCATCTGACCACATTGCCTGTTAGTGCCACTCCTGCCTCTCACCTTTTGGTAAGTAATTTACCCATTAGCACAGCCCAGAGAAGAATCCTCATTCTCATTGactttttctgctgctcagttGCATCTAGTCACAAGATTTTGTCCAGTTGCAGCCTGATAAACTGCTATGATCCTTGCTGTTCTCTCTTGTCTAACTATTCCACATATCCCATTATCACACAGACTGCACTATCCTTAATGACCATACATCTCCACAGTATCTATTTACCCATTTCAAAAATATCCTTGGTAACCTTAGGGGAAAAAGAAACTTAGAAACTCATAGTGTGAGTCCGAATTACACTGTATCAGGAACGGACAGCAAGGTGTAGACAGATACAGGAATTAAATGTCAAATTGCAGCAATCCTTTGTCTGGACCGGTATGTGTTTTCTGCTCGATGATTCAAACTGAACCACGTACCATTGATACCAAATAGTTGGAATCAAGTGAATAGTCAAAGTGGTTTTCAATCATAATGTTTCAAGTGGAATGCAGAGCTAAGGAACGGAGACCCTGGAAGCTATTGTAAACCCTATTTCCttactgctgtatttttccttcaagaatCAAGTAGCACAGTACAATAAGCATTGGGTCTTGTTCACAAGCAGTACTGAATTCTCCTTTCCCCTGTACttgtggctttttgtttggtttgttgatttttgtttggttttgtttgtggcCATCTTGCTATCTTTCCTTCCTGTAGTCAATTTCTGGTTTCCCAAGCAGTATGCAGCAAAATACAAAGGTAGCCTCACCAGTACCACTACAGGGGAAGGATCTGATCCCAGTCCTTTGCCTAATACAGTCCAGGACACTATTAGCTATTAGTAGCTATTAGCTACACTATTATCATCAGTGTGCAAAAGTTCAGTGATGTGCGTACTTTCATGTCACAGGTGTCTTTAAGGCATAATGCACCTTTTTACCCCATGACTGCCAAACACAGGCATGGGAAGTTTCAAGCCATTGTGTGTATGAATGTAGGTTTCACTGCAGttgaaaaatcaggttttacAGTGCTGAGCCAGTTCAACCTCTGATTTGGTTGCGGTCAGGAAACCATTTTTGTTCATCCCCTCTGCTCACCATTGTAAGCCTGTACGAGCAAGCGATCTACCAAAGCAGTCTGTTCATACCAATCCTGAACAGCCTGACCTTCATACCTGCACTTTACAGGTCATAGTGGAGAAGGTCTCAGGATCTCAGATTGTTGATATTGACAAGAGGAAGTACTTAGTTCCGTCTGACATCACCGTGGCCCAGTTCATGTGGATCATCAGGAAGAGGATTCAACTGCCATCTGAGAAGGCAATATTCCTCTTTGTAGACAAGACTGTCCCACAATCCAGGTGAGAGGCTATTCACTTGGTATTCAGAATCATTTCAGCAAGCCTGTGCATATTAGAGGGCCCGTAACACCACTCTTTGAGGCTCATTTGGTGATTTTAGGAGATGTTT from Parus major isolate Abel chromosome 11, Parus_major1.1, whole genome shotgun sequence includes these protein-coding regions:
- the TMEM231 gene encoding transmembrane protein 231 isoform X2 codes for the protein MAGVDLFSHPALYTRYRAGLCSAAALALLLITTLTYVPPLLVAYRSHGFWLKQSAYQEQPTVRFRYEVLFVATMGSGPGSFLAWSTFPAFNRLQEDRLRVPLLSTREEDKNQDGKMDQLHFKLELPLQPAEHVVGVQLILLFSYHLYRMSTFVMQSMAFLQFFSPVPGSQLYVNGDLKLNQRQLLNHCGLDTRYNVSVVNGTSPFASDYDLTNIIAAYWDRNVTTVFSDPSPVWMTGRAMDTPFIINATIHYPVEVILYQPGFWEIIKFAWIQYVSILLIFLWVFGRIKMFLFQNQVLTTIPVSPLLPVSPVLSYKQHQS
- the TMEM231 gene encoding transmembrane protein 231 isoform X1, producing the protein MAGVDLFSHPALYTRYRAGLCSAAALALLLITTLTYVPPLLVAYRSHGFWLKQSAYQEQPTVRFRYEVLFVATMGSGPGSFLAWSTFPAFNRLQEDRLRVPLLSVGLPGNSDETRGCRVGASGPAAGCRARALMALLSGWPVRYCCLQTREEDKNQDGKMDQLHFKLELPLQPAEHVVGVQLILLFSYHLYRMSTFVMQSMAFLQFFSPVPGSQLYVNGDLKLNQRQLLNHCGLDTRYNVSVVNGTSPFASDYDLTNIIAAYWDRNVTTVFSDPSPVWMTGRAMDTPFIINATIHYPVEVILYQPGFWEIIKFAWIQYVSILLIFLWVFGRIKMFLFQNQVLTTIPVSPLLPVSPVLSYKQHQS
- the GABARAPL2 gene encoding gamma-aminobutyric acid receptor-associated protein-like 2, which translates into the protein MKWMFKEDHALEHRCVESAKIRAKYPDRVPVIVEKVSGSQIVDIDKRKYLVPSDITVAQFMWIIRKRIQLPSEKAIFLFVDKTVPQSSLTMGQLYEKEKDEDGFLYVAYSGENTFGF